Proteins from one Blattabacterium cuenoti genomic window:
- the folB gene encoding dihydroneopterin aldolase gives MDKIILENIRLFGYHGCILEEEKIGSHYIVNIEIELDLKKPSISDKLSETIDYVNLYRIVEKEMNINSKLIEHLAQRIVQKINKRYKIIKHTKVKICKENPPMQGNIDRVCIVLYE, from the coding sequence ATGGATAAAATTATCCTAGAAAACATAAGATTATTTGGATATCATGGATGTATCTTGGAAGAAGAAAAAATTGGATCTCATTATATTGTAAATATAGAAATTGAATTAGATCTTAAAAAACCCTCTATTTCTGATAAATTATCAGAAACTATTGATTATGTTAATTTATATAGGATTGTTGAAAAAGAAATGAATATTAATTCAAAATTAATTGAACATTTAGCACAAAGAATAGTTCAAAAAATTAACAAGAGATATAAAATAATTAAACATACAAAAGTAAAAATTTGCAAAGAAAATCCACCAATGCAAGGAAACATAGATAGAGTATGTATCGTTTTATATGAATAA
- the coaD gene encoding pantetheine-phosphate adenylyltransferase encodes MNKNEKIAVFPGSFDPITLGHFDIVIRSLNLFDKIIIAVGKNFRKKNMFSLQKRKEWIRKTFVDFIYKHKIEIDSFNGLVISFCRKKKAKFLLRGIRNQFDFEFEKNILFTNNKLNKKNFIETVYFISSYDKSHICSYLVRDIMKNGGDYTMFVPSSVRIEE; translated from the coding sequence ATGAATAAAAACGAAAAAATAGCTGTATTTCCTGGATCTTTTGATCCCATTACTTTAGGACATTTCGATATTGTTATTAGATCTTTGAATTTGTTTGATAAAATTATCATAGCTGTTGGAAAAAATTTTAGAAAAAAAAATATGTTTTCTCTTCAAAAAAGAAAAGAATGGATTAGAAAAACTTTTGTTGACTTCATTTACAAACATAAAATAGAAATAGATTCATTTAATGGATTAGTTATTTCTTTTTGCAGAAAAAAAAAAGCAAAATTTTTGTTAAGAGGTATTAGAAATCAATTTGATTTTGAATTCGAAAAAAATATATTATTCACTAATAATAAATTAAATAAAAAAAATTTTATTGAAACTGTTTATTTTATTTCTTCTTATGATAAGTCTCATATTTGTTCTTATCTTGTAAGAGATATTATGAAAAATGGTGGAGATTATACTATGTTTGTTCCTTCTTCTGTAAGAATAGAAGAATAA
- the glmS gene encoding glutamine--fructose-6-phosphate transaminase (isomerizing) — protein sequence MCGIIGYLGYREAYPILINGLKKLEYRGYDSSGIAIFYKNGYSLCKTKGRVYELERKIYYDKVKISGTTGIGHTRWATHGVPNDINAHPHVSNSNDLIMIHNGIIENYHAIKIILSKNGFTFKSKTDTEVLINFIEFLRKENKFSLEEAVRISLNEIVGAYSIAVVDKYYPDKIIIAKLGSPLALGINEKEFFIASDPIPFVDYTNNALYLKDGEMAILKKGKELDLRKIVDNHKLHPIIKKLKINLKQIEKGKYKYFMLKEIHEQPKTILDTLRGRLLISECGMIYIDGIESNKDIFINAKCITIVACGTSWHASLIGEYLLEEFARIPVEVEYASEFRYRNPIIGKKNVIIVISQSGETADTLSALKLAKKKGAFVFGICNVVGSSIARIVDAGAYTHAGPEIGVASTKSFTAQITVLVLLALKIGKYRSTINDYRYKCLCQELRSIPEKIDHVLKTDNSIREISKIYHNVNNFLYLGRGINFPVALEGALKLKEISYIHAEGYPAAEMKHGPIALIDENMPVVIIAIKKGFYDKIVGNIQEIKARKGKVIAIVNEGDIQVSMLADHVIKIPYLSEELSPLVTVIPLQLLAYQIACIRGENVDQPRNLAKSVTVE from the coding sequence ATGTGTGGTATAATTGGTTATTTAGGTTATAGAGAAGCTTATCCTATTCTAATTAATGGATTGAAAAAATTGGAATATAGGGGATATGATAGTTCTGGAATTGCTATTTTTTATAAAAATGGATATAGTTTGTGCAAAACAAAAGGAAGAGTTTACGAATTAGAAAGAAAAATATATTATGATAAGGTAAAAATAAGTGGAACTACTGGAATAGGTCATACAAGATGGGCAACACATGGGGTTCCAAATGATATCAATGCTCACCCTCACGTTTCTAATTCTAATGATCTTATCATGATTCATAATGGAATTATAGAAAATTATCATGCAATTAAAATTATTTTATCAAAGAATGGTTTTACTTTTAAAAGTAAAACCGATACAGAGGTTCTTATTAATTTTATTGAATTTCTTAGAAAAGAGAATAAATTTTCTTTAGAAGAAGCTGTAAGAATTTCTCTCAATGAAATAGTAGGAGCTTATTCTATTGCCGTCGTGGATAAATATTATCCTGATAAAATTATTATTGCAAAATTGGGAAGTCCTCTTGCATTAGGAATTAATGAAAAAGAATTTTTCATTGCATCTGATCCCATTCCTTTTGTAGATTATACAAATAATGCTCTTTATTTAAAAGATGGAGAAATGGCTATTCTTAAAAAAGGAAAAGAATTAGATTTGAGAAAAATTGTAGATAATCATAAACTCCATCCAATTATTAAAAAACTTAAAATAAATTTAAAACAAATAGAAAAAGGAAAGTATAAGTATTTTATGTTAAAAGAAATACATGAACAACCAAAAACAATTTTAGATACACTACGTGGTCGATTGTTAATTTCAGAATGTGGTATGATTTATATTGACGGAATTGAATCTAATAAAGATATTTTTATTAATGCTAAATGCATAACTATAGTAGCATGTGGAACTTCATGGCATGCTAGTTTAATTGGAGAATATTTATTAGAAGAATTTGCTCGTATTCCAGTAGAAGTAGAATATGCTTCAGAATTTAGATATAGAAATCCTATTATAGGTAAAAAAAATGTAATTATTGTGATTTCTCAATCAGGAGAGACGGCAGATACTTTATCTGCTTTAAAATTAGCAAAAAAAAAAGGAGCATTTGTTTTTGGTATTTGTAATGTTGTAGGCTCATCTATAGCAAGAATTGTAGATGCAGGAGCTTATACTCACGCAGGTCCTGAGATAGGAGTAGCGTCTACAAAATCTTTTACTGCTCAAATTACAGTTCTTGTTTTATTAGCTTTAAAAATAGGAAAATATAGATCTACTATAAATGATTATCGTTACAAATGTTTATGCCAAGAGCTTAGGTCCATTCCAGAAAAAATAGATCATGTATTGAAAACAGATAATTCTATAAGAGAAATTTCAAAAATTTATCACAATGTAAATAATTTTCTTTATTTAGGTAGAGGAATTAATTTTCCAGTTGCTTTAGAAGGAGCTTTAAAACTAAAAGAAATATCTTATATTCATGCAGAAGGTTATCCTGCAGCAGAGATGAAACATGGACCTATTGCCTTAATTGATGAAAATATGCCAGTGGTTATTATCGCTATAAAAAAAGGATTTTATGATAAAATAGTAGGAAATATTCAAGAAATTAAAGCTAGAAAAGGTAAAGTAATCGCCATAGTTAATGAAGGAGATATTCAAGTTAGTATGTTAGCAGATCACGTTATAAAAATTCCATATCTTTCGGAAGAACTTAGTCCTTTAGTTACTGTCATTCCTCTTCAATTGTTAGCTTATCAAATTGCTTGTATACGGGGAGAAAATGTGGATCAACCAAGAAATTTAGCTAAGTCTGTTACAGTAGAATAG
- a CDS encoding glycogen/starch synthase — translation MKSKRILYVSSDLFPFSSENPISLSVLRATKFMQSIGNDVRIFMPRFGVINERRHQLHEVIRLSGMNLLINDIDQPLLIKVASIPDARLQVYFIDNEEYFKRKAIYEDENGIFFQDNDERALFFTKGVLETVKRLNWKPDIIHIYGWISSFIPLYIKNFYKNDPVYQNVKIVSSIYNKPFQGCLNKEIIKKIKLDGIKPRKLKLLETPDYFNLIKFCMYFSDAIIKGDLTFPQEIEDYIKIKKLLVLKYYPVEKIEKVYQQFYKETVLEEIN, via the coding sequence ATGAAAAGTAAACGTATATTATATGTTTCTTCAGACTTATTTCCTTTTTCATCAGAGAATCCGATATCTTTATCCGTTTTAAGAGCTACTAAGTTTATGCAATCAATAGGAAACGATGTCCGCATTTTTATGCCTCGTTTTGGAGTAATCAATGAAAGAAGACATCAATTACATGAAGTAATTCGTTTGTCAGGAATGAATTTACTCATAAACGATATAGATCAACCATTATTGATAAAAGTAGCATCTATTCCTGATGCTAGATTACAAGTTTATTTTATAGATAATGAAGAATATTTTAAAAGAAAAGCTATATATGAAGATGAGAATGGAATTTTTTTTCAGGATAATGATGAAAGAGCTTTATTTTTTACAAAAGGAGTTTTGGAAACTGTCAAAAGGTTAAATTGGAAACCTGATATTATCCATATATATGGATGGATTAGTTCTTTTATTCCTTTATATATTAAAAATTTTTATAAAAATGATCCTGTATATCAAAATGTAAAAATAGTTTCATCTATTTACAATAAACCTTTTCAAGGTTGTCTCAATAAAGAAATTATAAAAAAAATTAAACTTGATGGTATAAAACCTAGAAAATTAAAATTGTTGGAAACTCCGGATTATTTTAATTTGATAAAATTTTGTATGTATTTTTCGGATGCTATAATAAAAGGAGATCTTACCTTTCCTCAGGAAATAGAAGATTATATAAAAATAAAAAAATTGTTAGTATTAAAATATTATCCTGTAGAAAAAATAGAAAAGGTTTATCAACAATTTTATAAAGAAACTGTTTTAGAAGAAATAAATTAA
- a CDS encoding uroporphyrinogen-III synthase: MKINNILISQPLTGGYDSPYLKLCKNKNINIDFRSFIEIKGASPSDVRKQKINFSNFTVVLFISKKSVDHYFRLSKSMRFKVPPTMKYVCQTKTIAFYLQKYIVYRKRKICIGNKSFKDIIPYIKKNTKEKFLLPSSDILKKEIPNMLNKLNIFWKRAILYKTAYSDLSDLKHICYDILVFFSPAEIRSLFENFPNFNQKNIKIATFGKNTLYAACQAGLKIDIKVPTPEFPSMSMALEKYINTKK, translated from the coding sequence ATGAAGATAAATAATATTCTTATTTCACAACCTTTAACAGGAGGCTATGATTCTCCATATTTAAAACTTTGTAAAAATAAAAATATCAACATTGATTTTAGATCTTTTATAGAAATAAAAGGTGCATCGCCTAGTGATGTAAGAAAACAGAAAATAAATTTTTCTAATTTTACCGTAGTTCTTTTTATAAGCAAAAAATCTGTAGATCATTATTTTAGACTTTCTAAGTCTATGCGTTTTAAAGTTCCACCTACTATGAAATACGTTTGTCAAACAAAAACAATTGCTTTTTATTTGCAAAAGTATATTGTTTATAGAAAAAGAAAAATTTGTATTGGAAATAAATCATTTAAAGATATTATACCTTATATAAAAAAAAATACAAAAGAAAAATTTCTTTTACCTTCTTCAGATATTTTAAAAAAGGAAATCCCAAACATGTTAAACAAACTAAATATTTTTTGGAAAAGAGCTATTTTATATAAAACTGCTTATAGCGATTTGTCTGATTTAAAACATATATGTTATGATATTTTAGTATTTTTTAGTCCAGCAGAGATTAGATCTCTGTTTGAGAATTTTCCTAATTTTAATCAAAAAAATATAAAAATTGCCACTTTCGGTAAAAATACTTTGTATGCAGCTTGTCAAGCGGGTCTAAAAATAGATATCAAAGTTCCAACTCCAGAATTTCCTTCTATGTCTATGGCATTAGAGAAATATATAAACACAAAAAAATAA
- a CDS encoding transglycosylase domain-containing protein translates to MYKKSTKVNYYFRILIFCFWFLFFIGISAIFAIFYAASKGYLGNLPSTNDIENPTMEVGSEVYDSNGILLGKFFSENRTIITYKQLPKNLVNALLAKEDIRFQYHSGIDAKSLLRAILSLGKRGGGSTISQQLAKLLFTRQSAKNKLQRIHQKLLEWVMAIELEKRYTKEEIITMYYNKFDFLYNAKGIETAAHTYFNKKVSELNLGESATLVGMLENPSLYNPKNYPKRAKKQRNLVLFQMKKYNFLNAYRYKKELEKPVKINFKIQKKDFELLTYYGEFLKKEIQEALNEHENKTGQKLNLYSSGLKIYTSIDVKMQDYAEKSVKKHLSKLQILFNHFQRRNKNFPFLNISQKKTKRILISAMHRTSLYQDLKQKGLTEDKIIKIFKEPQLIKLFTWNGPKKVLISPWNFLRYQKSIIQAGLLSIEPCTGFIKAWVGGIDFNYFQYDHVAQTQRQVGSIFKPILYATAINKLHYNPCTKISNEKFRLGKWNPRNSNGKYGGFLTLKDGLALSVNTISARLISQITPGPVIDLAKKMGIESIIPKHPSIALGSADLTLYEMTGAFNTFTNYGFYVRPSILLKIKDENGNLIIDNVDISKRQVLSEEVAYIMLKIMQGVVQYGTAKRLKKYNFIGEVAGKTGTTNENSDGWFIGMVPNLTTGVWVGWEDRFSHFDNIKLGQGANMALPIWAYYMKSLYKHMNKIYHDKLFFHKSKNYQNYWDQCEKQHFFKEKNVIVNDEKEEKEEEKEDKKEKETVEDINNNLNNYNKNTDYNK, encoded by the coding sequence GTGTATAAAAAAAGTACAAAAGTAAATTATTATTTTCGTATACTCATTTTTTGTTTTTGGTTTTTATTTTTTATAGGAATAAGTGCTATATTCGCAATTTTTTATGCAGCTTCTAAAGGTTATTTAGGAAATTTGCCTAGTACTAATGATATAGAAAACCCTACTATGGAAGTAGGATCAGAAGTATATGATTCTAATGGAATACTCTTAGGGAAATTTTTTTCCGAAAATAGGACTATAATTACTTATAAACAACTTCCAAAAAATCTTGTTAATGCTTTACTAGCAAAAGAAGATATTCGTTTTCAATATCACTCTGGAATAGATGCTAAATCTCTTCTTAGAGCAATTCTTTCTCTAGGAAAAAGAGGAGGTGGTAGTACTATATCTCAACAATTAGCAAAACTTCTTTTTACAAGACAATCTGCAAAAAATAAATTACAAAGAATTCATCAAAAACTTTTAGAATGGGTTATGGCTATAGAGTTGGAAAAACGTTATACAAAAGAAGAAATTATTACAATGTATTATAATAAATTTGATTTTTTATATAATGCAAAAGGAATAGAAACGGCAGCTCATACGTATTTCAATAAAAAAGTTTCTGAACTCAATTTAGGAGAAAGTGCAACATTGGTTGGAATGTTAGAGAATCCATCCTTATACAATCCTAAAAATTATCCTAAAAGAGCAAAAAAACAAAGAAATTTAGTTTTGTTTCAAATGAAAAAATATAATTTTTTAAATGCATATAGATATAAAAAAGAATTAGAAAAACCTGTAAAAATTAATTTTAAAATACAAAAAAAAGATTTTGAATTACTTACTTATTATGGAGAATTTTTAAAAAAGGAAATTCAGGAAGCTTTAAATGAACATGAAAATAAAACTGGACAAAAATTGAATCTTTATTCTAGCGGATTAAAAATATACACATCTATTGATGTAAAAATGCAGGATTATGCAGAAAAATCAGTAAAAAAACATCTTAGTAAGTTACAAATTTTGTTTAATCATTTTCAAAGAAGAAATAAAAATTTTCCATTTTTAAATATTTCTCAAAAGAAAACAAAGAGAATATTAATATCTGCAATGCATAGAACTTCTCTTTATCAAGATTTAAAACAAAAAGGACTAACAGAAGACAAAATTATAAAAATATTTAAGGAACCTCAATTAATAAAATTATTTACTTGGAATGGGCCTAAAAAAGTACTAATATCCCCGTGGAATTTTCTTCGTTATCAAAAAAGTATTATTCAAGCAGGATTACTGTCTATTGAACCATGTACTGGATTTATAAAAGCATGGGTAGGAGGTATAGATTTTAATTATTTTCAATATGATCATGTAGCACAAACACAACGTCAAGTTGGTTCTATTTTTAAACCTATTTTATACGCGACTGCTATTAATAAATTGCATTATAATCCTTGTACAAAAATTTCAAATGAAAAATTTCGTTTAGGAAAATGGAATCCTAGAAACTCCAATGGAAAGTATGGAGGATTTCTTACATTAAAAGATGGATTAGCTCTATCTGTTAATACGATATCAGCTCGTTTAATATCACAAATCACTCCAGGTCCTGTAATTGATTTAGCAAAAAAAATGGGAATAGAATCTATAATACCTAAACATCCATCTATAGCACTTGGTTCCGCTGATTTAACATTATATGAAATGACAGGAGCATTTAACACATTTACTAATTATGGATTTTATGTTAGACCTAGCATTTTATTGAAAATAAAGGACGAAAATGGAAATTTAATAATAGATAATGTAGATATTAGTAAAAGACAAGTTCTTAGCGAAGAAGTAGCATATATTATGTTAAAAATAATGCAAGGGGTAGTTCAATATGGAACAGCAAAAAGATTAAAAAAATATAATTTTATAGGAGAAGTAGCAGGAAAAACAGGAACAACTAATGAAAATTCAGATGGATGGTTCATTGGCATGGTACCAAATTTAACAACTGGAGTTTGGGTTGGTTGGGAAGATAGATTTTCCCATTTTGATAATATAAAATTAGGACAAGGAGCAAATATGGCTTTACCTATATGGGCCTATTATATGAAAAGCTTATATAAACATATGAATAAAATTTATCATGATAAATTATTTTTTCATAAATCTAAAAATTATCAAAATTATTGGGATCAATGTGAAAAACAACATTTTTTTAAAGAGAAAAATGTTATTGTAAATGATGAAAAAGAAGAAAAAGAGGAAGAAAAAGAAGATAAAAAAGAGAAAGAAACTGTAGAAGATATTAATAATAATTTAAATAACTATAATAAAAATACAGATTATAACAAATAA
- a CDS encoding PSP1 domain-containing protein, whose translation MNKSCSNCLKNKCKKKCYKKLNVLDWLSNIKSPFGDQNNDVVEVQFKNNRKEFFISTEITSPLQGDIVSVETQSGKGYDIGTVILTGELAKLQTRNINVETLKKIYRKSTYKEIRIWKFFRNKESSTLLKAKKISNHLNLSMKICDVEYQGDGEKATFYYTAENRVDFRKLIQELAIQFHTRIEMRQIGYRQEAGKIGGIGSCGRELCCSTWLKNFQSVSTNSARYQQLSINIQKLTGQCSKLKCCLNYELDAYLDSIKDFPDFNKKIHTEKGIAQCMKIDVFKKKMWFSYIKNPNTWYGIEVKKIKKILEKNQIAPPLEELSTINTIKKTELTFKDFSI comes from the coding sequence ATGAACAAATCATGTTCTAATTGTTTAAAAAATAAATGTAAAAAAAAATGCTACAAAAAACTGAATGTATTGGATTGGTTATCCAATATAAAATCTCCTTTTGGAGATCAAAATAATGATGTTGTGGAAGTGCAATTTAAAAATAATAGAAAAGAATTTTTTATTTCTACAGAAATAACGTCTCCATTACAAGGAGACATTGTTTCTGTAGAGACTCAATCGGGAAAAGGATATGATATAGGTACAGTAATTTTAACTGGAGAATTGGCCAAATTACAAACAAGAAATATAAATGTAGAGACCTTAAAAAAGATATATAGAAAATCAACATATAAAGAAATACGTATTTGGAAATTTTTTAGAAACAAAGAATCTTCAACTCTTTTAAAGGCTAAAAAAATTTCAAATCATTTAAACCTTTCTATGAAAATTTGTGATGTTGAATATCAGGGAGATGGGGAAAAAGCTACCTTTTATTACACAGCTGAAAATAGAGTGGATTTTAGAAAATTAATTCAAGAATTAGCTATTCAATTTCACACTCGTATAGAAATGCGTCAGATAGGATACCGACAAGAAGCAGGAAAAATTGGGGGAATAGGTTCTTGTGGTAGAGAGCTTTGTTGTTCCACTTGGTTAAAAAATTTTCAAAGTGTCTCTACTAATTCTGCAAGATATCAACAACTTTCTATTAACATTCAAAAATTAACTGGGCAATGTAGTAAATTAAAATGTTGCCTTAATTACGAATTAGATGCCTATTTAGATTCTATAAAAGATTTTCCAGATTTTAACAAAAAAATTCATACAGAAAAAGGAATTGCTCAATGTATGAAAATTGATGTTTTTAAAAAAAAAATGTGGTTTTCTTACATTAAGAATCCAAATACTTGGTATGGAATAGAAGTAAAAAAAATTAAAAAAATCTTAGAAAAAAATCAAATAGCACCTCCTCTAGAAGAATTGTCAACAATTAATACTATAAAAAAAACAGAATTAACATTTAAAGATTTTTCTATATAA
- the rnr gene encoding ribonuclease R: protein MKSEKKIKKKHYNDNFAIGYINITIHGFAFVNIKGFQKDVFIPKNKTNRSLEGDLVKIIFNKKNRKGIKIEGEVLKVIKRKTKNFIGILKMNFQYNSKYGLVIVNNNSIHVDIFIPIDNFNKYNHNDKVLVEIISWPKKLKNPLGKIIKVFGKSGEYKTEIFSLLEEYKITYEFPKEVEEEAKKIHSKEIYDINSEIRRDMRNINTFTIDPFNAKDFDDALSIRKLNNETWEIGVHISDVSHYIEEGSFIDQEAYSRATSIYFIGKVIPMLPKILSNDLCSLQPKKDRLSFSYIFNIDNKGKILKNWFGKTIIQSNRRFTYEEIQEIIDKKKGDFHEEIYNLFLFSKILTKKRLKNGSIYLEKIEVKFHLDEKKNPISLDLKKNNDAHRLIEEFMLLANRKISEFVSLNFNETPSNKLFIYRIHDKPDFQKIFLLKKIIEPLGYFLDFNRLKTSINCLLKKIKGKPEQNMIENLILRAMSKARYSTKNIGHYGLSFFHYTHFTSPIRRYSDIIAHRLLSYYLKKVNNSFNKTNEKTYKLKTMEFYEKQSEHCSYKERLAIDAERDFLKYIQVKYIKKFLGEEFYGIITGFTGWSVYIDLLLFQTEGMVRLRDIKEDYYVLDSNNYSIIGKKKRKIYHLGDKVKVKLIDVNLERKQIILSWIDELDKQENTKK, encoded by the coding sequence ATGAAATCAGAAAAAAAAATAAAAAAAAAACATTACAATGATAATTTTGCAATAGGTTATATTAATATAACTATTCATGGATTTGCTTTTGTAAATATTAAAGGATTTCAAAAAGATGTTTTTATTCCAAAAAATAAAACAAACCGGTCTTTAGAAGGAGATTTAGTAAAAATAATTTTCAACAAAAAAAATAGAAAAGGAATAAAAATAGAAGGAGAAGTATTAAAAGTTATCAAAAGAAAAACAAAAAATTTTATTGGAATATTAAAAATGAATTTCCAATATAATTCCAAGTATGGATTAGTTATAGTAAACAATAATAGCATTCATGTAGACATATTTATTCCAATAGATAATTTTAATAAATATAACCACAACGATAAAGTATTAGTTGAAATCATATCATGGCCCAAAAAATTAAAAAATCCTTTAGGAAAAATTATAAAAGTATTTGGAAAATCTGGAGAATATAAAACTGAAATTTTTTCATTATTAGAAGAATATAAAATTACTTACGAATTCCCAAAGGAAGTAGAAGAAGAAGCTAAAAAAATTCATTCAAAAGAAATTTATGATATAAATAGTGAAATAAGAAGAGATATGCGTAATATCAATACTTTTACTATAGATCCTTTTAACGCAAAAGATTTTGATGATGCATTATCAATTAGAAAATTAAATAATGAAACCTGGGAAATAGGAGTCCATATTTCTGATGTTTCTCATTATATAGAAGAAGGAAGTTTTATAGATCAAGAAGCATATTCACGTGCTACATCTATTTATTTTATAGGAAAAGTTATTCCGATGCTTCCAAAAATATTATCAAATGATCTTTGTTCCCTACAACCAAAAAAAGATAGATTAAGTTTTTCCTATATTTTTAACATAGACAATAAAGGAAAAATATTAAAAAATTGGTTTGGTAAAACAATTATACAATCTAATAGAAGATTTACATATGAAGAAATACAAGAAATCATAGATAAAAAAAAAGGAGATTTTCATGAAGAAATTTATAATTTATTCCTATTTTCTAAAATATTAACAAAAAAAAGATTAAAAAATGGATCTATATATCTTGAAAAGATTGAGGTTAAGTTTCATTTAGACGAGAAAAAAAATCCAATATCTCTAGATTTAAAAAAGAACAACGACGCTCACCGGTTAATAGAAGAATTTATGTTATTGGCCAATAGGAAAATTTCAGAGTTTGTTAGTTTAAATTTTAACGAAACCCCTTCTAATAAACTTTTTATATACAGAATTCATGATAAACCTGATTTTCAGAAAATTTTTTTGCTAAAAAAAATTATAGAACCTTTAGGTTACTTTTTAGATTTTAATAGGTTAAAAACCTCTATTAATTGCTTATTGAAAAAAATTAAAGGGAAACCAGAACAAAATATGATTGAAAATTTAATTCTTCGTGCTATGAGCAAAGCTAGATACTCTACAAAAAACATAGGACATTATGGATTATCTTTTTTTCATTATACTCATTTTACTTCTCCTATAAGGAGATATTCAGATATAATAGCCCATCGTTTATTATCTTATTACTTGAAAAAAGTAAATAATAGTTTTAATAAAACTAATGAAAAAACGTATAAACTAAAAACAATGGAATTTTATGAAAAACAATCTGAACATTGCAGTTATAAAGAACGATTGGCTATAGATGCGGAAAGAGATTTTCTGAAATATATTCAAGTAAAGTATATCAAAAAATTTCTAGGAGAAGAATTTTATGGTATTATTACAGGATTCACTGGTTGGAGTGTTTATATCGATTTACTGTTATTTCAAACAGAAGGAATGGTACGATTACGTGATATTAAAGAAGATTATTATGTTCTAGATTCAAATAATTATAGTATAATTGGAAAAAAAAAAAGAAAAATTTATCACTTAGGGGATAAAGTAAAAGTTAAATTAATAGATGTTAATCTGGAAAGAAAACAAATTATTCTTAGTTGGATTGACGAATTGGATAAACAAGAAAATACTAAAAAATAA